DNA sequence from the Deltaproteobacteria bacterium genome:
CCTCAGGGGTAAGGAGAAACAAAAATCGGTTATTAGAGGGGAGCGCTGAGAACATGAAACCTCGGGACTCCGCCCCGATTCCAGCTCAGCAGCAAGAGGTCTGTTGCCGAAAGATATCCGATTACCCCGCCTTGGCGTGGTAGAATTCAGAGACATTAAACCTTGGAGGACCAAAATCTAATGGGTCAAGAACCAAACAAGATCATATATTCCATGATTCAGGTCAGCAAGTACTATGACAAAAAGCCGGTCTTAAAGGATATCTCCATCTCCTTCTTTTATGGGGCGAAAATCGGCGTCCTGGGCCTTAATGGATCAGGGAAGAGCACGCTTCTGCGGATTTTCGCAGGTATTGACAAGGAATTCAATGGGCAAACTACCATTTCACCCGGCCTGACCGTCGGCCTTCTCGAACAGGAACCGGGACTGGACGACAGGAAAACCGTTCGGGATATCGTGGAAGAGGGCGTGAAGGAAACCGTTGCGCTACTCGATGAATTTAATCAAATCAACGAGCAGTTCGCCAATCCGATGTCAGACGATGAGATGAACCGGTTGATCGAACGGCAGGGAGAAGTACAGGAAAAGATTGATGCCCTGGAGGCATGGGATCTGGATTCACAGCTGGATATGGCCATGGATGCCCTCCGCTGCCCCCCTGGGGAAACCCCTGTGAACGTGCTTTCAGGAGGGGAGAGACGGCGTGTGGCATTGTGCAGACTCCTGCTTCAGAAACCGGATACCCTTCTTCTTGACGAGCCCACCAATCATCTCGATACAGAGTCTGTTGCCTGGCTGGAGCAGCATCTCCACCGCTATGCAGGTACTGTAATAGCGGTGACCCATGACCGCTATTTCCTCGACAATGTGGCGGGCTGGATCCTGGAGCTGGACCGGGGTGAGGGGATCCCCTGGAAAGGAAATTACTCTTCCTGGCTGGAGCAGAAACAAAAACGGCTGCAGATGGAGGAGAAGGGGGAAAGCAAACGCCGGAAAACCCTTGAAAGGGAGCTGGAGTGGATCCGAATGTCTCCCAAGGGAAGACATGCAAAGGCAAAGGCCAGAATCAGCGCGTATGAGTCCCTGTTAAGCCAGGAAAACGAAAAACAGGAGAGGTACCTGGAAATCTATATTCCGCCCGGTCCCCGCCTGGGAGACCTGGTCATCGAGGCATCCAAGGTCAGCAAGGCCTACAACGACCGGCTCCTCATGGAGAACCTCACCTTCTCCATTCCCTCCGGCGCCATCGCAGGCGTCATCGGCCCCAACGGTGCAGGGAAAACCACCCTTTTTCGGATGATTACCGGGCAAGAGCAGGCCACCTCAGGAGAATTCAGGATCGGCAACACAGTCAAACTGGCCTATGTGGATCAGAGCCGCGATGCCCTTTCCCCTGATAAATCGGTATGGGAGGTTATTTCGGACGGGCAGGACACCATATCTCTCGGCAACAGGGAGGTGAATTCCCGGGCCTATGCCGCCAGGTTCAATTTTTTGGGGAGTGATCAGCAAAAAAAGGTGGGAAACCTTTCGGGAGGAGAGCGGAACCGCGTGCAT
Encoded proteins:
- the ettA gene encoding energy-dependent translational throttle protein EttA; translation: MGQEPNKIIYSMIQVSKYYDKKPVLKDISISFFYGAKIGVLGLNGSGKSTLLRIFAGIDKEFNGQTTISPGLTVGLLEQEPGLDDRKTVRDIVEEGVKETVALLDEFNQINEQFANPMSDDEMNRLIERQGEVQEKIDALEAWDLDSQLDMAMDALRCPPGETPVNVLSGGERRRVALCRLLLQKPDTLLLDEPTNHLDTESVAWLEQHLHRYAGTVIAVTHDRYFLDNVAGWILELDRGEGIPWKGNYSSWLEQKQKRLQMEEKGESKRRKTLERELEWIRMSPKGRHAKAKARISAYESLLSQENEKQERYLEIYIPPGPRLGDLVIEASKVSKAYNDRLLMENLTFSIPSGAIAGVIGPNGAGKTTLFRMITGQEQATSGEFRIGNTVKLAYVDQSRDALSPDKSVWEVISDGQDTISLGNREVNSRAYAARFNFLGSDQQKKVGNLSGGERNRVHLARILKEGANVLLLDEPTNDLDVNTLRALEVALENFGGCAVVISHDRWFLDRIATHILAFEGDSKVIWFDGNYTEYEADKKARLGEAAAQPHRIKYRRLTRGATAE